In the Staphylococcus condimenti genome, one interval contains:
- the pstB gene encoding phosphate ABC transporter ATP-binding protein PstB, whose protein sequence is METVKNKKGQDTNDQPIKVERQAEKTPQERKQEDAKKDVVYSTQNLDLWYGENHALKNINLDILENNVTAIIGPSGCGKSTYIKTLNRMVELVPSVKTAGKILYRGNDIFSSKQSVEKLRTNVGMVFQQPNPFPKSIYDNITYGPKIHGIKDKKTLDQIVEKSLRGAAIWDELKDRLNENAYGLSGGQQQRVCIARCLAIEPDVILMDEPTSALDPISTLKVEELVQELKEQYSIIMVTHNMQQAARVSDKTAFFLNGYVNEYDDTDKLFSNPSDKQTEDYISGRFG, encoded by the coding sequence ATGGAAACAGTTAAAAATAAAAAAGGACAAGACACAAACGACCAACCAATCAAGGTTGAAAGACAAGCTGAAAAAACACCTCAAGAAAGAAAACAAGAGGATGCTAAAAAAGACGTCGTTTATTCTACTCAAAACTTAGACTTATGGTACGGGGAAAATCATGCATTGAAAAATATCAATTTAGATATTTTAGAAAATAATGTAACAGCAATTATCGGACCTTCAGGTTGCGGTAAATCAACTTATATCAAAACGTTAAACAGAATGGTTGAATTAGTACCATCTGTTAAAACAGCAGGTAAAATATTATATCGCGGTAATGATATTTTCAGCTCAAAACAATCTGTTGAAAAATTACGTACAAATGTAGGTATGGTTTTCCAACAACCAAACCCATTCCCAAAATCAATTTATGATAATATCACATACGGACCTAAAATCCATGGTATTAAAGATAAAAAAACATTAGATCAAATCGTTGAAAAATCACTGCGCGGTGCTGCAATTTGGGATGAATTGAAAGATAGATTAAATGAAAATGCTTATGGTTTATCTGGTGGTCAACAACAACGTGTTTGTATCGCAAGATGCTTAGCAATTGAACCAGATGTTATCTTAATGGATGAACCAACATCAGCACTTGACCCAATTTCAACATTAAAAGTTGAGGAATTAGTTCAAGAATTAAAAGAACAATACTCAATCATCATGGTAACTCATAACATGCAACAGGCAGCTCGTGTTTCAGACAAAACAGCATTCTTCTTAAATGGTTACGTAAATGAATATGACGACACTGATAAGCTCTTCTCTAATCCTTCAGATAAACAAACAGAAGACTACATCTCAGGACGTTTCGGTTAA
- a CDS encoding HdeD family acid-resistance protein: protein MSTKNIRWSSIIIGILFVIVAILAVSFPIQNIFAITWLIGIFFIANGIMEIFFRRLTKAFVGISGGWTILLGILNIIFGILLIIFPNAGSTFVIYVFAFWFIFSSVLGIFVVTPEERTSKWYHFFSVLINIIGVIAGIILLFNPLLGALAVAFFVSVMFLLIGINYIFDAFAH, encoded by the coding sequence ATGTCAACTAAAAACATAAGATGGTCGAGTATCATTATTGGGATTTTATTCGTCATTGTCGCAATTTTAGCGGTTAGTTTCCCAATTCAAAATATTTTTGCGATTACTTGGCTCATTGGTATTTTCTTTATTGCTAACGGTATTATGGAAATCTTTTTCAGAAGATTAACAAAAGCTTTTGTTGGAATATCTGGTGGTTGGACAATTTTATTAGGTATTCTTAATATTATTTTCGGTATCTTGCTTATCATATTCCCAAATGCCGGATCTACATTTGTTATTTATGTATTTGCATTCTGGTTTATATTCAGTTCTGTACTCGGTATTTTTGTTGTTACACCTGAAGAACGCACAAGTAAATGGTACCATTTCTTCTCAGTTTTAATTAATATCATCGGTGTTATCGCTGGTATCATCTTATTATTCAATCCTTTATTAGGTGCTTTAGCAGTTGCTTTCTTCGTAAGTGTAATGTTCTTACTTATCGGTATAAACTATATCTTCGATGCATTTGCACATTAA
- the pstA gene encoding phosphate ABC transporter permease PstA: MATTASSNPKETHALVDQNKVEKNISSRITKNKILKWVFFGCTLIGLLVLATLLLDTLIKGVPYLKPSFFTNFSSSMPQMAGIKGAFVGTLWLMITIIPISIILGVGTAIYLEEYAHDNAFTSFIKISISNLAGVPSVVFGLLGLTIFVRGMGIESLSLGKSVLAAALTMSLLILPVIIVASQEAIRAVPKSVREASYGLGGNKWQTIYKIVLPAALPGILTGFILSLSRALGETAPLILIGIPTILLRLPSSIFDQFQAMPIQIYNWAKMPQEAFQHVASAGIIVLLVLLLAMNGLAIFLRNKFSKKY, from the coding sequence ATGGCGACTACAGCATCATCAAATCCAAAAGAAACACATGCACTTGTGGATCAAAATAAAGTCGAAAAAAATATTTCTAGTAGAATTACAAAAAACAAAATTCTTAAATGGGTATTCTTTGGTTGTACATTAATTGGATTACTCGTTTTAGCAACATTATTACTCGACACACTAATAAAAGGTGTTCCATATTTAAAACCATCGTTCTTTACTAATTTCTCATCTTCAATGCCGCAAATGGCTGGTATTAAAGGTGCATTCGTCGGAACATTATGGTTGATGATTACAATTATTCCTATCTCTATTATTTTAGGTGTAGGTACAGCAATTTATTTAGAAGAATACGCACATGATAATGCGTTTACAAGCTTCATCAAAATTAGTATTTCAAACTTAGCCGGCGTTCCATCTGTTGTATTCGGACTTTTAGGTCTTACGATTTTTGTACGTGGCATGGGTATCGAATCTTTATCGCTCGGAAAATCAGTTCTAGCAGCAGCTTTAACAATGTCGTTACTAATCTTGCCGGTAATTATCGTAGCAAGCCAAGAAGCTATCCGTGCAGTACCTAAATCAGTACGTGAAGCATCATATGGTCTTGGAGGAAACAAATGGCAAACGATTTATAAAATTGTATTACCTGCAGCATTGCCTGGTATTTTAACTGGTTTCATCCTTTCATTATCACGTGCTTTAGGTGAAACAGCACCATTAATTTTAATTGGTATTCCAACAATTTTACTTCGTTTACCAAGCAGTATTTTCGATCAATTCCAAGCAATGCCGATTCAAATTTACAACTGGGCGAAAATGCCTCAAGAGGCATTCCAACACGTTGCATCAGCAGGTATCATCGTTCTATTAGTTTTGTTACTTGCAATGAACGGCTTAGCAATATTCTTAAGAAACAAATTCAGTAAAAAATATTAA
- the pstC gene encoding phosphate ABC transporter permease subunit PstC, protein MIANNQRKKRGISDKLVPIILAIIAIISILTTIGILVTLLTETITFFTRVSLTEFLFTKEWNPFSSSPKYGIWALILGTLKVTFIATIFAVPVGLGAAIYLSEYASKRMRSIIKPILEILAGIPTIVFGFFALTFVTPTLRHLFPDLGSFNSISPGLVVGVMIIPLITSMSEDAMASVPNKIREGALGLGATKFEVSLKVVLPAAISGIVASIVLAISRAIGETMIVSLAAGSTPDSSFSLTGSIQTMTGYIVQVATGDATFGSDIYYSIYAVGFTLFLFTLVMNLISQWISKRFREEY, encoded by the coding sequence ATGATCGCAAATAACCAAAGGAAAAAAAGAGGGATAAGTGATAAATTAGTACCTATCATTTTAGCTATAATCGCTATTATTTCAATCTTAACTACAATAGGTATTTTAGTCACACTCTTAACTGAAACAATCACATTCTTTACACGTGTTTCACTTACTGAATTCTTATTCACTAAAGAATGGAATCCATTCTCATCATCACCGAAATACGGAATTTGGGCCTTAATTTTAGGTACATTGAAAGTAACGTTTATTGCAACAATTTTTGCAGTACCTGTTGGATTAGGCGCAGCAATTTACTTAAGCGAATATGCTTCAAAGCGTATGCGCAGTATCATTAAACCTATCTTAGAAATCTTAGCTGGTATTCCAACTATTGTTTTCGGTTTCTTTGCATTAACGTTTGTAACTCCAACGTTGAGACACCTTTTCCCAGATTTAGGAAGTTTCAACTCTATAAGTCCAGGATTGGTTGTCGGTGTTATGATTATTCCACTTATTACAAGTATGAGTGAAGATGCTATGGCATCAGTTCCAAACAAAATCAGAGAAGGTGCATTAGGTTTAGGTGCAACAAAATTTGAAGTGTCATTAAAAGTAGTATTACCTGCTGCAATTTCAGGTATCGTTGCTTCAATTGTTCTTGCAATTTCAAGAGCAATTGGTGAAACAATGATTGTATCATTAGCTGCTGGTAGTACACCAGATTCGTCATTCAGCTTAACGGGTTCAATCCAAACAATGACAGGTTATATTGTTCAGGTTGCAACTGGTGACGCAACGTTCGGTTCAGATATTTATTACAGTATTTATGCAGTAGGGTTCACACTCTTCCTCTTTACACTTGTAATGAATTTAATTTCACAATGGATTTCAAAACGTTTCAGAGAGGAGTATTAA
- a CDS encoding ABC transporter ATP-binding protein codes for MLKLKNVAFSYPDQEVLTHINLTISAGELVGVIGESGSGKSTLMDLILGELHPVQGVIESDTERILPIFQQATQSFNPRQQLRTAIEEPLKYYANAEYSFDQIVLPLMKKLDLDTTLLNRYPDQVSGGQLQRFNVLRTVMLQPDILICDEITASLDVIAERKLIDILKNIHKEQKSTMIIISHDIAVLYQIVDRMIVLNHGTIVDDFKAKDIFSAERDDYTKSLIDVYQE; via the coding sequence ATGCTTAAACTTAAAAATGTAGCATTTTCTTATCCTGATCAAGAAGTATTAACCCATATTAATCTAACTATATCGGCGGGGGAGTTAGTTGGAGTTATAGGGGAGAGCGGCTCTGGAAAGAGTACGCTAATGGATTTAATATTAGGTGAATTACATCCAGTTCAAGGTGTAATAGAAAGTGATACAGAACGTATTCTACCCATTTTCCAGCAAGCAACTCAAAGCTTTAATCCTAGACAACAACTAAGAACTGCAATTGAAGAACCATTGAAGTACTACGCGAATGCTGAATATTCTTTTGATCAAATTGTGTTGCCGCTCATGAAAAAATTAGATTTAGATACAACTTTATTAAACAGATATCCAGATCAAGTTAGTGGTGGTCAATTACAACGCTTTAATGTACTCAGAACAGTGATGTTGCAGCCGGATATCTTAATTTGTGATGAAATAACAGCAAGTTTAGATGTAATTGCTGAACGTAAATTAATCGATATATTAAAGAATATTCATAAAGAACAAAAATCCACGATGATTATCATTTCGCATGATATTGCAGTACTCTATCAAATTGTTGATCGTATGATTGTATTAAATCACGGCACAATTGTAGATGATTTTAAAGCAAAAGATATATTCAGTGCAGAACGTGATGATTATACCAAATCATTAATAGATGTCTATCAAGAATAA
- the nikC gene encoding nickel transporter permease: MKFKWKNFIFYLFIIYILLLIILQFTTSTDKALTVHLDEALQNPSLHHWLGTDDYGRDLYARIMIGARYTLAIAIMTLLMIVIIGVPLGLIAGYKKGILDTIIMRVIDIGLGIPEFVLMIAFASFFKPSIWNLVIAITILNWMTYTRVTRAIVNTEMSKHYIQLARLFHTPTHIIIFKHLLPQVIPSLIVLMIVDVGKIILYISSLSFLGLGAQPPSPEWGAMLSAGRDFLTQHPIMLIAPAFMIALTILLFNLAGDALRDRLSEKRDLYD; encoded by the coding sequence ATGAAATTCAAGTGGAAAAACTTTATTTTCTATTTATTTATCATTTATATACTGCTCTTAATCATTTTGCAATTCACTACATCTACTGACAAAGCGCTTACAGTTCATTTAGATGAGGCATTACAAAATCCGAGTCTTCATCATTGGTTAGGCACAGATGATTATGGGAGAGATTTATATGCGCGTATTATGATAGGTGCACGTTATACTTTAGCCATTGCCATTATGACACTCTTGATGATTGTAATCATCGGTGTACCATTAGGACTGATTGCAGGGTATAAAAAAGGTATCCTCGATACAATTATCATGCGTGTAATTGATATCGGTCTTGGTATTCCAGAGTTTGTACTGATGATTGCCTTCGCCAGTTTCTTCAAACCAAGTATATGGAATTTAGTGATTGCAATCACCATACTTAATTGGATGACATATACAAGAGTAACGCGTGCTATTGTAAATACTGAAATGAGTAAACATTACATTCAACTCGCGCGTTTATTTCACACTCCAACACATATCATTATTTTCAAACATCTTTTACCGCAAGTCATTCCATCATTAATCGTTTTAATGATTGTTGATGTTGGTAAAATTATATTATATATTTCGTCTCTATCATTCTTGGGATTAGGCGCACAGCCGCCTTCTCCAGAATGGGGTGCAATGCTTTCAGCAGGCAGAGACTTTCTTACACAACACCCAATTATGCTCATTGCGCCTGCATTCATGATTGCATTAACAATTTTATTATTCAATTTAGCTGGTGATGCATTACGTGACAGATTATCTGAAAAGAGGGATTTATATGACTGA
- the nikB gene encoding nickel ABC transporter permease, whose translation MIKQILSRLGQMIIVLFVLSTITFILMKLSPGDPVNKLLHIDVANVSQDKIDAVRDKLGLNQPILFQWWEWFTHILHLDFGTSIQTGEPVISELFYFTPPTLIIAGFTLILTLLISVSLGTLAAVYYHTWIDRLIRILTSAFVSIPSFFLDIILIYLFSQKLHVMPSSGIDSAAGYIMPVIALSIGLCAYHVRLMRSTLIDLYQSKEVAASRSRGMSERYILFADIFKPALIPVISILGMSVGGLIGSTVVIENLFDIPGIGYFLVESIRSRDYPVVQGAVLMIGCFVVVSNAIADIIVLFLDPKQRYIHLKKKARLRNSRKGQVKQR comes from the coding sequence ATAATTAAACAAATACTTTCTAGATTAGGGCAAATGATCATTGTATTATTTGTCCTTTCTACCATTACTTTCATCCTGATGAAACTTTCGCCTGGGGATCCAGTAAATAAATTACTTCATATCGATGTTGCCAATGTTTCTCAAGATAAAATAGATGCTGTCAGGGATAAATTAGGGTTGAATCAACCTATATTATTTCAATGGTGGGAATGGTTCACGCATATTCTGCATTTAGATTTCGGTACAAGTATTCAAACAGGCGAACCTGTAATATCTGAATTGTTTTACTTTACACCGCCAACTTTAATCATCGCAGGGTTTACGTTAATACTTACATTATTGATTTCTGTTAGTTTAGGCACATTGGCTGCTGTTTATTATCATACTTGGATAGATCGTTTGATAAGAATATTAACGTCTGCTTTTGTCAGTATTCCTTCATTTTTCTTAGATATTATTTTAATCTATCTATTTTCTCAAAAGTTGCATGTAATGCCTTCTTCAGGCATTGATTCAGCTGCTGGTTATATTATGCCTGTCATTGCTTTAAGTATCGGATTATGTGCATATCATGTGCGCTTAATGCGTTCAACTTTGATTGATTTATATCAAAGCAAAGAAGTTGCTGCTTCTAGATCACGAGGTATGTCAGAGCGTTATATCCTTTTTGCAGATATTTTCAAGCCTGCTTTAATACCTGTTATATCCATATTAGGAATGTCAGTGGGCGGGTTAATCGGCAGTACTGTTGTCATTGAAAATTTATTTGATATACCTGGTATCGGTTATTTCTTAGTAGAAAGTATTCGCTCTAGAGATTATCCTGTTGTACAAGGCGCCGTTTTGATGATCGGCTGCTTTGTTGTTGTTTCTAATGCAATCGCTGATATTATAGTGCTCTTTTTAGATCCGAAACAACGTTATATTCATCTGAAAAAGAAAGCGCGATTACGTAATTCTCGTAAAGGGCAGGTGAAACAACGATGA
- the nikA gene encoding nickel ABC transporter substrate-binding protein, producing the protein MITLKKLICSTAAGVLILTGCSKSEENHNQADNLNIELPLKTNTLAPYDTDVPVSIGAAETLFKTSSDGKIQPYLVKSYEQPSDDTLKLTLKNNIKFQNGHKLTGQAVKDSLEKGLKESDLLKATLPIQSIKSSGQEVTIKTNGAFPELVSELASPFTAIYDTKAKSDVKKTPVGTGPYAIKDFKRSQKIDLNQNKDYWQGKPKLEHLAVTFNEDGSSRTDHVLSGKTDITTNVPVDKIKSVKSSKNAELKATSGFRTSLLLYNHTSPKMTKEVREALDNVINREQITSKIANNYAKPATGPFNTKLDFIQDKKVHKQNLKEAKALMEKAGYSKKHPLTINVSSYSGRPELTKIAQVIQSDAKKANINIKIQNVDDIEGFLKNKKDWDASMYSFGTIPRGDTGYFFNMAYKKEGAVNKGDYHNKKVDQLINELNHTVDKNKRHELTNEILKVSKKDVPNSYITYNDQIDAINKDVKNFKVTPEGIYLIDYKVDKEK; encoded by the coding sequence ATGATTACATTGAAAAAACTTATTTGCTCCACAGCTGCAGGTGTTTTAATTCTTACTGGTTGCAGTAAAAGTGAGGAAAATCATAATCAAGCCGATAACCTGAATATAGAACTCCCTTTAAAAACGAATACATTAGCACCTTATGATACAGATGTACCCGTTTCTATCGGTGCTGCTGAAACACTTTTTAAAACCTCATCTGATGGAAAAATCCAACCATATCTCGTTAAATCCTATGAACAACCTTCTGACGATACTTTAAAACTTACACTCAAAAATAATATCAAATTCCAAAATGGGCATAAATTAACAGGCCAAGCTGTAAAAGACAGTTTAGAAAAAGGATTAAAAGAGAGTGACTTGCTGAAAGCCACTTTACCTATTCAATCTATCAAATCTTCAGGACAAGAAGTTACTATTAAAACAAACGGAGCTTTTCCAGAATTAGTATCAGAATTAGCGAGTCCATTCACTGCAATATATGATACAAAAGCCAAATCAGATGTGAAAAAGACACCTGTAGGAACAGGGCCTTATGCTATCAAAGATTTTAAACGTTCACAAAAAATAGATTTAAATCAAAACAAAGATTACTGGCAGGGCAAACCAAAGTTAGAACATCTGGCTGTTACATTTAATGAAGATGGCAGTTCTCGTACAGATCATGTTCTATCTGGGAAAACAGATATCACAACTAATGTACCTGTTGATAAAATTAAATCTGTTAAATCATCTAAAAATGCAGAATTAAAAGCAACATCTGGGTTCAGAACTTCATTACTTCTTTATAATCATACAAGTCCAAAAATGACTAAAGAAGTGAGAGAAGCGCTAGATAATGTAATTAACCGTGAACAAATCACTTCTAAAATTGCTAATAATTACGCAAAACCAGCTACGGGTCCATTCAATACAAAATTAGACTTTATTCAAGACAAAAAGGTACATAAACAAAACTTGAAAGAAGCAAAAGCTTTGATGGAAAAAGCGGGTTATTCTAAAAAACATCCACTTACTATAAATGTCTCTTCATATTCTGGCCGACCTGAGTTAACAAAAATTGCCCAAGTTATTCAATCCGATGCTAAAAAAGCAAATATCAATATTAAAATACAAAACGTTGATGATATCGAAGGATTCTTGAAAAATAAAAAAGACTGGGATGCTTCAATGTATAGCTTCGGCACCATCCCACGCGGTGATACAGGTTACTTCTTTAATATGGCTTATAAAAAAGAGGGTGCTGTTAATAAAGGAGATTATCATAATAAGAAAGTTGATCAACTCATTAATGAATTGAACCACACAGTTGATAAAAACAAACGTCATGAACTCACAAACGAAATTTTAAAGGTATCTAAGAAAGATGTACCAAATAGTTATATTACGTATAACGATCAAATTGATGCCATCAATAAAGATGTTAAAAACTTCAAAGTTACACCTGAAGGCATTTACTTGATTGATTACAAGGTAGATAAAGAAAAATGA
- a CDS encoding ATP-binding cassette domain-containing protein: MTEYLLQLHNLNITDRDGASLIKDLNIDILKNKVNVLIGESGSGKSLTVSALVQQYPTDLTVTFDSYLYQGQPVQNVRHLLGSKIGYISQNYASSFNDHTKLKKQLIAIYRTHRDASKGEALKQIERALGWVNLDSEEILGKYRFMLSGGQLERVYIASVLMLEPELIIADEPVAALDVINGNRIMELIQHIAKEHDTTLLLITHNLSHVLKYADNIHVINDGKTIEHGSLDYFNNASINPYTKKLFNARSQLIRKEDDDA; the protein is encoded by the coding sequence ATGACTGAATATCTCTTACAATTGCATAATTTAAACATTACAGATAGAGATGGAGCGTCTCTTATCAAAGATTTAAATATCGATATTTTAAAAAATAAAGTCAATGTGTTAATCGGTGAAAGTGGATCAGGTAAAAGTTTAACTGTAAGTGCACTCGTACAACAATATCCAACCGATTTGACTGTGACCTTCGACAGTTATTTGTACCAAGGGCAGCCAGTACAAAATGTAAGACATTTACTAGGCAGCAAAATCGGCTATATTTCTCAAAACTATGCTAGCAGTTTTAACGATCATACTAAATTAAAAAAACAATTAATAGCGATATATCGTACACATCGTGATGCATCCAAAGGTGAAGCACTTAAACAAATCGAAAGGGCACTCGGATGGGTTAATTTAGACAGCGAAGAAATATTAGGGAAATATCGTTTTATGTTGTCAGGAGGACAATTAGAAAGAGTGTATATCGCAAGTGTCTTAATGTTGGAACCTGAACTGATAATAGCTGATGAACCTGTCGCTGCTTTAGATGTAATTAATGGCAATCGAATTATGGAACTGATACAACATATTGCAAAAGAACATGACACAACGCTGCTTCTTATTACACATAATCTTTCACATGTCTTAAAATACGCTGATAACATTCACGTTATAAATGACGGTAAAACCATTGAACATGGGTCATTAGATTACTTTAATAACGCATCAATAAATCCATATACCAAAAAATTATTTAACGCCCGCAGTCAATTGATCAGAAAGGAAGATGATGATGCTTAA
- the pepF gene encoding oligoendopeptidase F: MSQGLPLRKDIPEQEKWDLSDLFVSDEAFYQTLNDVLETTEQFKDRYSGQLETVENVKAALPELSEILIQIDRLGNFAEMRYSVDTTDEAGQKLSAKLSTSYGKIASRLAFVESEILALSDDQLDQLIAETPYPHYLKKLKKRKPHQLSYEVEKTLAALSPTFSAAYDMYGITKMLDIHFEAFEVDEQQYPLDYATFENEYEDNPNTEFRRKSFRFFSDALRKYQNTTAAIYNAHVQQEKIEADLRGYDSVIDYLLEEQEVTREMYDRQIDVIMSELAPIMQRYATLLKEVHGLEKMKFEDLKVSIDPSYEPEISVEDSKQYIFNALKVLGDDYLQMVQDAYEDRWIDFAQNKGKETGAYCASPFASHSFVFISWTGKMNETFVLAHELGHAGHFNLAQSHQNFLESEASMYFVEAPSTMNEMLMSNYLFETSDDPKFKRWVIGSIISRTYYHNMVTHLLEATYQREVYRLVDQGESLTASTLNEITRKVYQDFFGDAVEISDGAELTWMRQPHYYMGLYSYTYSAGLTIGTVMSQRIKNEGKPAVEDWLNTLKAGGSMSPVDLAKTAGIDITTDAPLRETISYIGSLVDELEVLTKEIEQENN; the protein is encoded by the coding sequence ATGAGTCAAGGATTACCATTAAGAAAAGATATTCCTGAGCAAGAAAAATGGGATTTGTCTGATCTGTTTGTATCAGATGAGGCATTTTATCAGACTTTAAATGATGTATTAGAAACTACAGAGCAATTTAAAGATAGATACTCTGGACAACTTGAAACTGTTGAAAATGTAAAAGCGGCTTTACCTGAGTTAAGTGAAATTCTTATTCAAATAGATCGTCTCGGCAATTTTGCAGAGATGCGTTATAGTGTTGATACTACTGATGAAGCTGGACAAAAATTGAGTGCGAAATTAAGTACTTCTTATGGAAAGATTGCAAGCAGACTTGCTTTTGTTGAATCTGAAATTTTAGCTTTGTCCGATGATCAACTTGATCAGTTAATTGCAGAAACACCTTATCCGCACTATTTAAAAAAATTGAAAAAACGTAAACCGCATCAACTTTCGTATGAAGTAGAAAAAACGTTAGCAGCCCTTTCTCCTACATTCAGTGCTGCTTATGATATGTATGGTATCACTAAGATGTTGGATATTCATTTTGAAGCATTTGAAGTGGATGAGCAACAATATCCATTAGATTATGCGACGTTTGAAAATGAGTATGAGGATAATCCGAATACAGAGTTCAGACGTAAAAGTTTCCGCTTTTTCAGTGATGCATTACGTAAATATCAAAACACGACTGCTGCGATTTATAATGCACATGTGCAACAAGAAAAAATTGAAGCGGATTTAAGAGGTTATGATTCTGTAATTGATTATTTATTAGAAGAACAAGAAGTAACGCGTGAAATGTATGATCGTCAAATCGATGTTATTATGAGCGAACTAGCACCTATTATGCAGCGCTATGCAACTCTATTGAAGGAAGTTCACGGTCTTGAAAAAATGAAATTTGAAGACTTGAAGGTTTCTATTGATCCTTCTTATGAACCAGAAATTTCTGTTGAAGATTCTAAACAGTATATTTTTAATGCGTTGAAAGTACTTGGCGATGATTACTTGCAAATGGTACAAGACGCTTATGAAGACCGTTGGATTGATTTTGCTCAAAATAAAGGTAAAGAAACAGGTGCTTATTGTGCAAGTCCGTTTGCTTCACACAGTTTTGTATTTATTTCTTGGACTGGAAAAATGAATGAAACTTTTGTTCTTGCACACGAGTTAGGTCATGCTGGACATTTCAACCTAGCACAAAGTCATCAAAACTTCCTTGAATCTGAAGCATCAATGTATTTTGTAGAAGCACCTTCAACAATGAATGAAATGTTAATGTCTAATTATTTATTCGAAACAAGTGATGATCCGAAATTTAAACGCTGGGTTATCGGTTCAATTATTTCACGTACTTATTATCATAATATGGTTACGCACTTATTAGAAGCAACCTATCAACGTGAAGTATATCGCTTGGTTGATCAAGGAGAATCATTAACAGCTTCTACGTTGAATGAAATCACAAGAAAAGTTTATCAAGATTTCTTTGGTGATGCTGTTGAAATTTCAGATGGTGCTGAATTAACTTGGATGCGTCAACCGCATTACTACATGGGCTTGTATTCTTATACGTATTCAGCAGGATTAACAATTGGTACGGTAATGTCTCAACGTATTAAAAATGAAGGTAAACCTGCTGTTGAAGATTGGTTGAATACCTTAAAAGCTGGCGGCAGCATGTCACCTGTTGACTTAGCAAAAACTGCGGGTATTGATATCACAACAGATGCGCCATTAAGAGAAACGATTTCTTATATTGGATCTTTAGTAGATGAATTAGAAGTACTTACTAAAGAAATTGAACAAGAAAACAACTAA
- the phoU gene encoding phosphate signaling complex protein PhoU, whose protein sequence is MTVIRQHYEEQLKDLIKDLRNLGLKVYYSIECAVASLSKEDRNYARQVIKRDLDINQLEDEINEKVIMLITKQQPIATDLRMMIAALKIASEFERIGDNAASIAKIRKRVKITDHYILTRLKTMGDLSLLMLKDLDTAFRNKDVTLILEIIERDKDIDDLYKDIVNTTYLIDNDPFVAGQAHLAARHLERIGDHIANIAENIYYYITGETYESYI, encoded by the coding sequence ATGACAGTTATTCGTCAACATTATGAAGAGCAATTAAAAGACTTAATCAAAGACTTGCGTAACCTCGGACTCAAAGTGTATTACAGTATTGAATGTGCTGTAGCTTCACTAAGTAAAGAGGATCGCAACTATGCTCGTCAAGTCATTAAACGTGATTTAGATATTAACCAATTAGAAGATGAAATCAATGAAAAAGTAATTATGCTGATTACGAAACAACAACCTATTGCGACTGACTTAAGAATGATGATTGCAGCTTTAAAAATTGCCTCTGAATTTGAACGTATTGGAGATAATGCAGCAAGCATTGCTAAAATTCGTAAACGAGTTAAAATTACAGACCACTATATTCTGACTCGTTTAAAAACAATGGGGGATTTATCATTATTAATGTTGAAAGACCTCGATACTGCATTTAGAAATAAAGATGTTACTTTAATTTTAGAAATTATAGAACGAGATAAAGACATTGATGATTTATACAAAGATATCGTCAATACAACTTATCTGATTGATAATGATCCTTTTGTAGCAGGTCAAGCTCATCTAGCAGCCAGACACTTAGAAAGAATCGGCGATCATATTGCGAATATCGCTGAAAATATCTATTACTACATTACAGGAGAAACATACGAATCTTATATTTAA